A window of Punica granatum isolate Tunisia-2019 chromosome 8, ASM765513v2, whole genome shotgun sequence genomic DNA:
GACGACTCGGTCTTCTGGAACGGCCTCCTCATGGAGAAACCAAGCGGGATGGACTCCGGCTTCGGACTCGGCTGCCCGGGGAGCTTCCCCAGTGAGTTGCCGTACGACATGGACTCGCCTGTGGAGTCCTCCCTGAGCTCCACCACGGACACGACCGAGAGCGGTGACGACGAGCCCGAGGAAGGGGACGAGGAGGAGGACTTCCTCGCTGAGTTAACTCGCCGGTTAACTCGGTCCTTGGCCCCCGAGCCCCAGAAACCCGCCGGCGCTACTCCCTTCTCCGGCACCAAAACCGAGGTAAAAGCAAAGCAAGAACCAAACATACTCTCAAGTTGTTCCGGGCGTGTTTGGCTGTGGAGCTCTTTTGGTTTTGGCCCCTTCCACGGCAAAAAAAgctttttggaaaaaaaaaatgaaaatgacgttggaaatttctttcattttgcTAGACATTTccagaaaaatattattttcttttaagctGAGAAATGGAAAAAGTCAGCTAATAAATCATCTTTCCACCAAACAAGACCTAACTCATATTTGCAAAAAATGGGAAATTTTgagaaatcttttttttttacccccTTAGAAAAAGCAGATTTGGCACTTTCGGGAAAGTCGGGCATGAAAAAAGACGAGAGATATTATTCGCCGGTGATCTTTTTGACTGATTCGTTGCTCGTCCCACTGACTTGCCGTTTCCTTTGGGGGTCTTGTGCTGGACTCAGAAGCTATGGGCCGTCTCCGGGTCGCCCAAGTCCACTCTGAGTGGACTCAGCGGGTGGCTGCCGAGCCACGGCGGCGGGATTTCAAGAAACGGCAGCCCCAACGGCGGCTCAACCGCGCCTTCACCTCCGACGACGCCCTTCGGGGCCGAGACTGCCCATCCCAACTGGGATCTGATCTACGCTGCGGCTGGGCATGTCGCAAGACTGAGGCTAACCGGTGAGGGAGCCAAGACACAGCCCCGACAGCAGCAGCCAGTCGGAGGACCGGTCTATCCGATTAAAAGCCACAGCCTAGACACTGCAGCTAATAAGATCCCTCATTACGGCTTCTGCTCTGCCCATAATCAGACAAATCAGGTACTAATCTGGATTAAATAGTTAATGATATCATGATAAGGTTGGTGAAATCAAGATtgtattttcttaaataagacCCTAAGGCACCTTTTCTTGAACATTGTTTTGGTTTATGTTTCTTGTATTCTGGGATGTAAATGCCAAATGTTTTGTCCTTTCTTTGGTTCTTAGCTTCTCAGGTTTAGGAATAATCTCTGCTTAATTAGTACAAGGAGCTCACTGGGTGTCTTGACCCATTCTGCTTAGCCGTTTCTCTTTTTGTCGGCGTCAAAACCTAAAATAAGAGCCGACTTTGCtctcattttcttaattttgaaCGTATTGTGATCTTCAGTAAAGGTTTTTGCCGCTTGATTTGGGTCTCATTTTGTTCTATTGTGCATGGTATCAGAATGTAAGAGATGAGCAAATGCTGAAGAGCTGCTCTCCAGTTTGGACAAGAACCGTGAAAATGAACTCATTTACTCAGCAGAATCAGCAGATCCGGAGCAGAGTCAGAGGCATTCCGTATGAGAGCAACAGTGGAAGATGTGGTGCCGGCCAGCCCCTTGGGCTCCCCCAATCTGCTTGGCCTTCTCTGCATGCCCGAAACGCCCAGCAAAACCAAAATGGGCAGAACTTGAGATCTTTGTTTCTTAATGGGTCTGGCAGTATGAAGGAGCGTGCTGGGACCGGTGTTTTCTTGCCCCGCAGATACGAGAACCCTGCACCCGAACCGCGCAAGAAATCAGGTTGCGAGAAAGATTTGCATGTGCATTCTTCTCGGATCTGGATCTTTTTTCAATGAAATCATGAGCTATTTTCCACATCTGTATTTGGGTTTTCCATGTATTCTGTCTTGTAAACTGTCTTCTGATGTCTGAATAGGTTGTTCAACAGTACTTCTCCCTGCAAAGGTCGTTCAGGCCCTGAATTTGAACTTGGATGACATGAATGCTCACTCTCAGCACCGTTTTAGCTCTGATTATGGTGAGTGATGTCCCAGCAATATATCAGTCGAATTCAGGCAAACTTATCTGCCTGTGAAATCTCATTGATGGTTATCTGTTTTTATAGATGTTATAATGGCGAGACGAAATGCTCTCTTGGCACAACAGAAAAGGAGTCTTCACCCCGACGGAGGCATGACCCACGAAGTCCGCCTGCCGCAAGAATGGACATATTGAACTTAAAAACTAAGTCGAAGACGGCTTCCGGAGTCTGTTGTCTTGTGTTTATTAGATAAAGGGAGTTTAGGTAAAGTTCAAAGAAGCTTATTGTATTTGTTAAAAAGATTGTCAAGTGGAGAAGTTTTTAAGTTAAATTAGTAGGGAAGTGGGAATAATTATCAATTATCCTAGTTTTTTTTAGGAGATTGCTGCTTTTGTGGGTTAGGCTTTTTTTAAATGGAGAAGGGGAGGATTAATTAGTGGAGTTTGTTACAATAAGTGGGGGTTAGCATCAAGTTTAAGGTTGGTTGGGGTTTGATATGTTCTTGTAAAAAATGGAGGAAGGTTGTTTTGTTGGTAGTGGAGTTATCAGCAACAGCTCTTTTGTAATATCAAGGTATATTAAAGTAATAAGAATGATTTATTAGATTCTATCAACGTTAATAATGTCTTTTTTGCTGTATTGACGTTAATCAtgcttaattatttttaatgatcTTGGTGgaataagaataattaaattgaatatgtTGTATGATCTCTTTGTGGGTATGGAGATGTCTTCCTAATGAAGTCTTGTGGGATTGCTAGCACTGTGATGTTGTCTCttttccaaaaagaaaatggcaaTGGCTAGAGCAAAAAAAGGAGATGATGACTAGTAATAGCAATAGTAATCAAAAGAGTATTATTGCATCTCATTTTTATGACCTAGTCTATGTCAGAGTTGTAATCAGTTTGGCCGAATAAATTGAGAATACTTTATACTtgctataaaaaaaaaaaaagaagattacAATTAGAAAGTGTTTGCTttattatgtataaatattatattatataatatatcctTGAATGGTAAAGAATGCTTCAAGTTGAAGCATCTGATTTTGATATTGATTTTTGGAGGGTAACCGCAGCAGAAACAGAGCAATGGCATGGATTGCCGTAGTGATCTTGCATTGgaactttatttttccataTGTTTTTCCTGTTTTCTCTTTAATgtccccttttcctttttctaaaCAAGGCAAATAGTGCTTTATTATTGTTTGGGCCGCTCTAGTCCTACATTATTTTCCAGGTCGGTTTGGTCCTTGGAGCAGTTGCAGTCACTCTGCTTAGGATAAGTGGTGGTCCAATGATTCCAAACTTACACCGATGTGATTTAGTAATTTCAAAGTCCGTGGTTCGAATTCTCTCAAATTCAcgtcaaaatatttattagaaGTTTGCTCTTTAGATTTGAGTTTGGGTGATTGGATTATGTGAATTATACATGTGGTGGTGCTATATTAATCCGGATAGTACTTGCACCGTTTGTTCAATTCGTTTGATATATTCACGATTAAATATAAGAACTCAAACATTGCGCGGTGACAATAAGATCCCTATTATTGCT
This region includes:
- the LOC116189322 gene encoding uncharacterized protein LOC116189322 isoform X1; translated protein: MATKTLDDSVFWNGLLMEKPSGMDSGFGLGCPGSFPSELPYDMDSPVESSLSSTTDTTESGDDEPEEGDEEEDFLAELTRRLTRSLAPEPQKPAGATPFSGTKTEKLWAVSGSPKSTLSGLSGWLPSHGGGISRNGSPNGGSTAPSPPTTPFGAETAHPNWDLIYAAAGHVARLRLTGEGAKTQPRQQQPVGGPVYPIKSHSLDTAANKIPHYGFCSAHNQTNQNVRDEQMLKSCSPVWTRTVKMNSFTQQNQQIRSRVRGIPYESNSGRCGAGQPLGLPQSAWPSLHARNAQQNQNGQNLRSLFLNGSGSMKERAGTGVFLPRRYENPAPEPRKKSGCSTVLLPAKVVQALNLNLDDMNAHSQHRFSSDYDVIMARRNALLAQQKRSLHPDGGMTHEVRLPQEWTY
- the LOC116189322 gene encoding uncharacterized protein LOC116189322 isoform X2, whose translation is MATKTLDDSVFWNGLLMEKPSGMDSGFGLGCPGSFPSELPYDMDSPVESSLSSTTDTTESGDDEPEEGDEEEDFLAELTRRLTRSLAPEPQKPAGATPFSGTKTELWAVSGSPKSTLSGLSGWLPSHGGGISRNGSPNGGSTAPSPPTTPFGAETAHPNWDLIYAAAGHVARLRLTGEGAKTQPRQQQPVGGPVYPIKSHSLDTAANKIPHYGFCSAHNQTNQNVRDEQMLKSCSPVWTRTVKMNSFTQQNQQIRSRVRGIPYESNSGRCGAGQPLGLPQSAWPSLHARNAQQNQNGQNLRSLFLNGSGSMKERAGTGVFLPRRYENPAPEPRKKSGCSTVLLPAKVVQALNLNLDDMNAHSQHRFSSDYDVIMARRNALLAQQKRSLHPDGGMTHEVRLPQEWTY